A stretch of Usitatibacter palustris DNA encodes these proteins:
- the folC gene encoding bifunctional tetrahydrofolate synthase/dihydrofolate synthase, which produces MQRSLDDWLAYISAQHPSAIALGLDRVREVAGRMQLKPPKVAITVGGTNGKGSTCAFLERILLECGYKVGCYTSPHLIRYNERVRLQGEDVADAPLVESFERVEAARGSTQLTYFEYGTLAALWLFNERNVDCAILEVGLGGRLDAVNIIDADVAIVTSVDLDHQAFLGNTREAIGAEKAGIFRKGRPALFGDVGPPESLVKHAQAIGADLQILGRDFGFALQERQWEFRGRRSKKHALPVPALRGTWQLKNASCAIAALDEVADRLPVSLGEIKRGLTLVRLTGRLQVLPGQPAVVLDVAHNPHAARSLADGLLDMGFYPRTIAVFAMLADKDIGAVIDALKGRIDEWFVASVASDRAASATQLTEALAARGYAGVTRSFATVAQALDAARREAAPNDRICVFGSFYTVAEALEASR; this is translated from the coding sequence TTGCAGCGCTCGCTCGACGACTGGCTCGCCTACATCTCCGCGCAGCATCCCTCGGCCATCGCGCTGGGGCTCGACCGCGTCCGTGAGGTCGCCGGGCGCATGCAGCTCAAGCCGCCCAAGGTTGCGATCACTGTCGGTGGCACCAACGGCAAGGGTTCTACGTGTGCTTTCCTCGAGCGAATCCTTCTCGAGTGCGGCTACAAGGTCGGCTGCTACACCTCGCCGCATCTCATCCGCTACAACGAGCGCGTCCGCCTGCAGGGCGAGGACGTGGCCGATGCGCCGCTCGTGGAAAGCTTCGAGCGCGTCGAGGCGGCGCGCGGCAGCACACAGCTCACGTACTTCGAATACGGAACGCTCGCGGCGCTGTGGCTCTTCAACGAGCGCAACGTCGATTGCGCGATCCTCGAGGTGGGTCTCGGAGGGCGCCTCGACGCGGTGAACATCATCGATGCGGACGTTGCGATCGTCACCAGCGTGGATCTCGATCACCAGGCCTTTCTCGGCAACACGCGGGAAGCAATCGGCGCGGAGAAGGCGGGCATCTTCCGCAAGGGCCGGCCCGCGCTCTTCGGCGACGTGGGTCCGCCCGAATCGCTCGTGAAGCACGCGCAGGCGATCGGCGCGGACCTGCAGATCCTCGGCCGCGATTTCGGCTTCGCGCTGCAGGAGCGGCAGTGGGAGTTCCGAGGGCGGAGGAGCAAGAAGCACGCGCTTCCGGTGCCCGCACTTCGCGGCACCTGGCAGTTGAAGAACGCCTCCTGCGCGATCGCGGCCCTCGATGAAGTCGCCGACCGTCTCCCGGTGTCGCTGGGCGAGATCAAGCGCGGCCTGACTCTCGTCCGCCTCACGGGCCGCCTTCAGGTGCTGCCCGGCCAGCCCGCGGTGGTACTCGACGTGGCGCACAACCCGCACGCGGCGCGCTCGCTCGCCGACGGTCTCCTCGACATGGGCTTCTACCCGCGGACCATCGCCGTCTTCGCGATGCTCGCCGACAAGGACATCGGTGCGGTCATCGACGCGCTCAAGGGACGCATCGACGAGTGGTTCGTGGCGAGTGTCGCGAGCGACCGTGCGGCGAGCGCCACGCAGCTCACGGAGGCCCTCGCGGCGAGGGGATATGCGGGAGTAACGCGCTCGTTTGCCACGGTAGCCCAGGCACTCGACGCGGCGCGTCGGGAGGCAGCCCCCAATGATAGAATTTGCGTCTTTGGATCGTTCTATACCGTGGCCGAAGCGCTGGAAGCATCGCGTTAG
- the accD gene encoding acetyl-CoA carboxylase, carboxyltransferase subunit beta has protein sequence MSWFRKLLPPKIKHDEQREKKAVPEGLWSKCPSCEAVLYFTDLEKNLHVCPKCAFHNRLSARQRLDLFLDPEGRAEFGSEVLPVDALKFKDSRKYIDRLEEAERETGETDALVVMQGSVLNVPLVAAVFEFGFLGGSMGSVVGERFVRAVQACCDERVPFVCFTATGGARMQEGLLSLMQMAKTTTSLHQLSAVRQPFVSVLTDPTMGGVSASFAFIGDVVIAEPGALIGFAGPRVIEQTVRETLPEGFQRSEFLLEKGAIDMIVDRRQLREKIARMCTLLKREPAPGA, from the coding sequence ATGAGCTGGTTCCGGAAGCTCCTCCCCCCGAAGATCAAGCACGACGAGCAGCGCGAGAAGAAAGCGGTGCCCGAGGGCCTGTGGAGCAAGTGCCCGTCGTGCGAAGCGGTGCTCTATTTCACGGACCTGGAGAAGAACCTCCACGTCTGTCCGAAGTGCGCGTTCCACAATCGCCTCTCCGCGCGCCAGCGTCTCGATCTCTTCCTCGATCCCGAAGGCCGCGCGGAGTTCGGCTCCGAAGTGCTGCCGGTCGATGCGCTCAAGTTCAAGGATTCGCGCAAGTACATCGATCGCCTCGAAGAGGCTGAGCGCGAAACGGGCGAGACCGATGCACTGGTCGTCATGCAAGGCTCGGTGCTGAACGTGCCGCTGGTCGCCGCGGTGTTCGAGTTCGGATTCCTGGGCGGCTCCATGGGCTCCGTGGTGGGCGAGCGATTCGTGCGCGCGGTGCAGGCGTGTTGCGACGAGCGCGTGCCGTTCGTGTGCTTCACCGCTACCGGTGGCGCGCGCATGCAGGAAGGCCTCCTTTCGCTCATGCAGATGGCCAAGACCACGACCTCGCTGCACCAACTCTCCGCGGTGCGCCAGCCGTTCGTCTCGGTGCTCACCGATCCCACGATGGGCGGTGTCTCCGCGAGCTTCGCGTTCATCGGCGACGTCGTGATTGCCGAACCGGGTGCCCTCATCGGCTTCGCCGGGCCGCGCGTCATCGAGCAGACGGTGCGCGAGACGCTGCCCGAAGGCTTCCAGCGCTCGGAATTCCTGCTGGAGAAGGGTGCCATCGACATGATCGTCGACCGCCGCCAGTTGCGCGAGAAGATCGCGCGCATGTGCACGCTCCTCAAGCGCGAGCCCGCCCCGGGGGCCTGA
- the asd gene encoding aspartate-semialdehyde dehydrogenase, translated as MKTAGFIGWRGMVGSVLMERMRAERDFDLIDPVFFTTSNVGGNGPDVGKKIAPLKDANDVAELAKNDYLISCQGGDYTKAIHPKLRAAGWKGYWIDAASALRMQKDAVIILDPVNRPVIDKAVAAGTKDFIGGNCTVSGMMMAIDGLLKADLVEWVTAMTYQAASGAGAQNMRELLQQMGEVHFTAKALLDDPASAILDIDREVAGILRDEKFPTEHFGVPLAGSLLPWIDTDLGNGQSREEWKGHAETNKILGRAENNEIAVDGICVRVGAMRCHSQGLTIKLKKDVPIADIEKILAGGNAWVKVVPNNREETLKRLTPVAVTGTLDIPIGRLRKLKMGGEYLSAFTVGDQLLWGAAEPLRRMLRILEGKLQ; from the coding sequence ATGAAGACCGCTGGATTCATCGGCTGGCGCGGCATGGTCGGCTCCGTGCTCATGGAGCGCATGCGTGCCGAACGCGATTTCGATCTCATCGACCCTGTGTTCTTCACGACGTCCAACGTCGGCGGGAACGGTCCGGATGTCGGCAAGAAGATCGCGCCCCTCAAGGACGCCAACGACGTCGCCGAGCTCGCGAAAAACGATTACCTGATCAGCTGCCAGGGCGGCGACTACACGAAAGCCATCCACCCGAAGCTGCGCGCGGCGGGCTGGAAGGGCTACTGGATCGATGCGGCCTCGGCGCTTCGCATGCAGAAGGACGCGGTCATCATCCTCGACCCCGTGAACCGTCCCGTGATCGACAAGGCGGTGGCCGCGGGCACGAAGGACTTCATCGGCGGCAACTGCACCGTGAGCGGCATGATGATGGCGATCGACGGCCTGCTGAAGGCCGACCTCGTCGAGTGGGTGACGGCCATGACCTACCAGGCCGCCTCGGGTGCGGGTGCGCAGAACATGCGCGAGCTGCTCCAACAGATGGGCGAGGTCCACTTCACCGCCAAGGCGCTGCTGGACGACCCCGCCTCCGCGATCCTCGACATCGACCGCGAAGTCGCCGGCATCCTGCGCGACGAGAAATTCCCGACCGAGCACTTCGGCGTGCCGCTCGCAGGAAGCCTGCTCCCCTGGATCGACACGGATCTCGGTAACGGCCAGAGCCGCGAAGAGTGGAAGGGCCATGCGGAGACCAACAAGATCCTCGGCCGCGCGGAGAACAACGAGATCGCGGTCGACGGCATCTGCGTTCGCGTGGGCGCCATGCGCTGCCACTCGCAGGGCCTCACGATCAAGCTCAAGAAGGACGTCCCGATCGCCGATATCGAGAAGATCCTCGCCGGCGGCAACGCGTGGGTGAAAGTGGTCCCGAACAACCGGGAGGAGACGCTCAAGCGCCTGACCCCGGTCGCGGTCACCGGGACGCTCGATATTCCCATCGGACGCCTCAGAAAGCTCAAAATGGGAGGCGAGTACCTCTCGGCCTTCACTGTAGGTGACCAGCTGCTTTGGGGGGCCGCCGAACCGCTGCGCCGGATGCTTCGGATCCTTGAGGGGAAACTGCAGTAG
- the trpB gene encoding tryptophan synthase subunit beta has protein sequence MKPYDLPDAAGHFGTYGGVFVAETLRAALDELTIAYSTAREDPAFQAELADELEHYVGRPSPVYHAKRLSADLGGAQIYLKREDLNHTGAHKVNNTVGQALLARRMGKPRVIAETGAGQHGVASATVAARYGMECVVYMGSEDIARQAQNVHRMKLLGATVVPVESGSKTLKDALNEAMRDWVTNVGNTFYIIGTVAGPHPYPMMVRDFNSVVGKECVTQMPAIAGRQPDAVLACVGGGSNAMGIFFSYIPDEKVKLIGVEAGGLGISTGKHAASITAGSPGVLHGNRTYLLQDANGQITETHSVSAGLDYPGVGPEHAWLHDTGRAQYVSVTDDEALHAFHTLCRTEGIIPALESSHAIAHAMKIAPTMKKDQILLVNLSGRGDKDMHTVAKMAGITL, from the coding sequence GTGAAACCCTACGACCTCCCGGACGCCGCCGGACACTTCGGCACTTATGGCGGAGTCTTCGTTGCGGAGACGCTGCGGGCGGCCCTCGACGAGCTCACGATCGCCTATTCGACCGCGCGCGAAGATCCGGCTTTCCAGGCGGAGCTTGCGGACGAGCTCGAGCACTACGTCGGCCGTCCCAGCCCCGTCTATCACGCGAAGCGCCTGTCGGCGGATCTCGGCGGCGCGCAGATCTACTTGAAGCGCGAAGACCTGAATCACACGGGCGCGCACAAGGTGAACAACACCGTGGGCCAGGCGCTGCTTGCGCGGCGCATGGGCAAGCCCCGCGTGATCGCGGAAACGGGCGCCGGACAGCACGGTGTTGCTTCGGCCACCGTCGCCGCGCGCTACGGCATGGAATGCGTCGTGTACATGGGCAGCGAGGACATCGCGCGCCAGGCGCAGAACGTGCACCGCATGAAGCTGCTCGGTGCGACGGTCGTTCCCGTCGAGAGCGGCTCGAAGACCCTCAAGGACGCGCTCAACGAAGCGATGCGCGACTGGGTCACGAACGTGGGCAACACGTTCTACATCATCGGCACCGTCGCGGGACCGCATCCGTACCCGATGATGGTTCGCGATTTCAATTCCGTGGTCGGCAAGGAGTGCGTGACGCAGATGCCCGCCATCGCCGGTCGCCAACCCGATGCCGTGCTCGCGTGCGTGGGCGGCGGCTCGAATGCGATGGGCATCTTCTTCTCGTACATTCCCGATGAGAAAGTGAAGCTCATCGGCGTGGAGGCGGGCGGCCTGGGCATTTCCACGGGCAAGCACGCGGCCTCGATCACCGCCGGATCGCCGGGCGTTCTCCACGGCAATCGCACGTATCTTTTGCAGGACGCGAACGGGCAGATCACCGAGACGCATTCGGTCTCCGCGGGTCTCGACTATCCGGGCGTGGGTCCGGAGCACGCATGGCTGCACGACACGGGCCGTGCGCAATACGTTTCCGTCACCGATGACGAAGCGCTTCATGCCTTCCACACGCTGTGCCGCACCGAGGGCATCATCCCGGCGCTCGAGTCGAGCCACGCGATCGCCCATGCGATGAAGATCGCGCCGACCATGAAGAAGGACCAGATCCTCCTCGTGAACCTCTCGGGCCGCGGTGACAAGGACATGCACACGGTGGCCAAGATGGCGGGAATCACGCTTTGA
- the leuB gene encoding 3-isopropylmalate dehydrogenase: MKIALLAGDGIGNEIMREALRVLDVLRSEGLKIETQEALVGGAAYDAHGDPLPDATLKLVQQSDAILFGAIGGPQYDKLPRDKRPEKAILGLRKECDFFANLRPANVFPELADASTLKPEVVSGLDIMIVRELVGDIYFGQPRGITGAAPNREGFNTMRYTEAQIRRILHVGFKTAMARGKRLCSIDKMNVLETTQLWRDIAEEIAPEYPEVQLSHMLVDNCAMQLVRNPRQFDVIVTGNMFGDILSDEASMLTGSIGMLPSASLDANGKGLYEPIHGSAPDIAGKGVANPLAMILSMAMMFRYTFNRTDLAARIESAVRAALATGLRTADIATKTTKPCTTAEMGTAVVKAL; this comes from the coding sequence ATGAAAATCGCACTGCTGGCCGGTGATGGCATCGGCAACGAAATCATGCGCGAAGCGCTTCGCGTGCTCGATGTCTTGCGCAGCGAAGGCCTCAAGATCGAGACGCAGGAAGCGCTCGTCGGCGGTGCCGCCTACGACGCGCACGGTGATCCGCTTCCTGACGCAACTCTCAAGCTCGTGCAGCAGTCCGACGCCATCCTCTTCGGCGCCATCGGCGGCCCGCAGTACGACAAGCTTCCCCGCGACAAGCGTCCCGAAAAAGCCATCCTGGGTCTTCGCAAGGAGTGTGATTTCTTCGCAAACCTGCGCCCGGCAAACGTTTTCCCGGAGCTCGCCGATGCGTCCACGCTGAAGCCCGAAGTTGTCTCGGGCCTGGACATCATGATCGTCCGTGAGCTTGTTGGAGACATCTACTTCGGCCAGCCGCGCGGCATCACGGGAGCAGCACCGAATCGCGAAGGCTTCAACACGATGCGCTACACGGAGGCGCAGATCCGCCGCATCCTCCACGTCGGTTTCAAGACCGCTATGGCTCGCGGCAAGCGCCTGTGCTCCATCGACAAGATGAACGTGCTGGAGACCACGCAGCTCTGGCGCGACATCGCCGAGGAAATCGCGCCCGAATACCCCGAGGTTCAGCTTTCGCACATGCTGGTGGATAATTGCGCCATGCAACTCGTGCGCAACCCCCGCCAATTCGACGTCATCGTCACCGGCAACATGTTCGGCGACATCCTCTCGGATGAAGCCTCCATGCTGACGGGCTCGATCGGCATGCTGCCGTCCGCTTCGCTCGACGCGAACGGGAAGGGCCTCTACGAGCCCATCCATGGCTCGGCGCCCGACATCGCCGGCAAGGGTGTCGCCAATCCGCTCGCGATGATCCTCTCGATGGCGATGATGTTCCGCTACACGTTCAATCGCACCGACCTCGCCGCGCGAATTGAGTCCGCGGTGCGTGCCGCGCTGGCCACGGGCCTGCGCACGGCCGACATCGCGACGAAAACGACGAAACCCTGCACCACGGCGGAAATGGGTACAGCCGTGGTGAAAGCTCTCTAG
- a CDS encoding phosphoribosylanthranilate isomerase gives MLAATEGADAIGLVFHAPSPRAIEPARAAEIADALPPFVMAVGLFVDAPEARVREVLAAVPLDLLQFHGDESPSYCEQFGKPYVRAVRMEERVNLVECARMFSRAKALLLDAHVPGEKGGTGRAFDWSRIPRNLSRPVILSGGLDAANVGRAIREVGPWAVDVSSGVESERGVKDPAKITAFIRSARA, from the coding sequence TTGCTTGCGGCGACCGAGGGCGCGGATGCGATCGGCCTGGTTTTTCACGCGCCAAGCCCGCGTGCGATCGAGCCCGCGCGTGCCGCGGAGATCGCCGATGCACTTCCGCCGTTCGTGATGGCGGTCGGACTCTTCGTCGATGCCCCTGAAGCGCGCGTGCGTGAAGTCCTCGCGGCGGTGCCCCTCGACCTGCTGCAATTCCACGGTGACGAAAGCCCTTCCTACTGCGAGCAGTTTGGCAAGCCCTACGTGCGCGCGGTGCGCATGGAGGAGAGGGTCAATTTGGTAGAATGTGCGCGTATGTTCTCCCGAGCGAAAGCGCTGTTGCTCGATGCGCATGTGCCCGGAGAAAAAGGCGGTACCGGGCGAGCATTCGACTGGTCGCGCATCCCACGCAACCTGTCGCGCCCCGTGATCCTCTCGGGCGGACTCGACGCTGCCAACGTCGGCCGCGCGATCCGGGAAGTCGGGCCCTGGGCCGTGGATGTCTCGAGCGGCGTGGAAAGCGAACGGGGAGTCAAAGACCCCGCGAAGATCACCGCATTCATTCGGAGCGCGCGAGCGTGA
- the trpA gene encoding tryptophan synthase subunit alpha has product MSRIAATFEALRKEKRSALIPFVTAGDPSPAQMPAIMDALVAGGADVIELGVPFSDPMADGPAIQRSSERALKHGVGLKDILGMVATFRKRNDKTPIVLMGYANPIEHMGYAAFVSEAKKAGVDGVLVVDSPPDESAEYLKALEGSGIDPIFLLAPTSTPKRVESVAKIASGYIYYVSLKGVSGASHIDTTDVEAAIARIRKQTKIPVGVGFGIRDAATATRVAGFADAVVVGSRLVDEIANAPADAIAPRLQALVREFRAALDNLARAA; this is encoded by the coding sequence TTGAGCCGCATCGCCGCGACCTTCGAAGCCCTGCGCAAGGAGAAGCGCAGCGCGCTGATTCCCTTCGTCACGGCGGGCGATCCTTCGCCCGCGCAGATGCCGGCCATCATGGATGCGCTCGTCGCCGGTGGCGCCGATGTGATTGAACTCGGCGTGCCGTTCTCCGATCCCATGGCCGATGGTCCCGCGATCCAGCGCTCCTCGGAGCGCGCGCTCAAGCACGGCGTGGGGCTGAAAGACATCCTCGGCATGGTGGCCACGTTCCGCAAGCGCAACGACAAGACGCCGATCGTGCTCATGGGCTACGCGAATCCCATCGAGCACATGGGCTACGCCGCATTCGTGAGCGAAGCGAAGAAGGCCGGCGTGGATGGCGTGCTGGTCGTTGATTCGCCGCCGGACGAGAGCGCCGAGTACCTGAAGGCACTCGAAGGCTCGGGCATCGATCCCATTTTCCTGCTCGCTCCGACGTCGACGCCGAAGCGTGTCGAGAGCGTTGCCAAGATCGCGAGCGGCTACATCTATTACGTGTCGTTGAAGGGCGTATCGGGTGCGTCGCACATCGACACGACCGACGTCGAAGCGGCGATCGCTCGCATCCGCAAGCAGACGAAGATTCCCGTGGGTGTCGGCTTCGGCATTCGTGACGCTGCGACGGCGACTCGCGTTGCCGGTTTCGCTGATGCCGTCGTCGTCGGCAGCCGCCTTGTCGATGAAATCGCGAACGCTCCGGCGGACGCCATCGCGCCGCGCCTGCAGGCGCTGGTGCGCGAGTTCCGCGCCGCGCTCGACAACCTCGCGAGGGCCGCATGA
- the truA gene encoding tRNA pseudouridine(38-40) synthase TruA, which translates to MRMALGIEYDGTAFCGWQTQPGGCGVQDHLQAALSRFADAPIEVTAAGRTDAGVHATGQVVHFDTDAVRENVSWVRGPNTFLDPRVRVVWAKTVPDDFHARYSARSRTYHYLLLDDPVAPAALHDRVGWFHLPLDVGAMKYAAKSLVGEHDFSAFRDAQCQAKSPVRDVYEVRVERVRSLVIFTLRANAFLHHMVRNIVGSLVYVGAGRQPETWLLELLEGRDRKLAAPTFAAEGLYLSAVEYDSAFALPAFRRNALLEVARVVDGS; encoded by the coding sequence ATGCGCATGGCACTCGGCATCGAGTACGACGGCACCGCCTTCTGCGGGTGGCAGACGCAGCCGGGCGGCTGTGGCGTGCAGGACCACCTGCAGGCCGCGCTGAGCCGCTTTGCCGACGCACCCATCGAAGTCACCGCCGCGGGCCGTACGGACGCCGGAGTCCACGCTACAGGGCAGGTCGTGCACTTCGACACCGACGCTGTGCGCGAGAACGTCTCGTGGGTGCGCGGACCCAACACCTTCCTCGATCCCCGGGTTCGGGTCGTGTGGGCCAAGACCGTGCCGGATGACTTCCACGCGCGCTACAGCGCCCGCTCGCGCACGTACCACTACCTCCTGCTGGATGACCCCGTGGCACCCGCCGCGCTGCACGATCGCGTGGGCTGGTTCCACCTGCCGCTCGATGTCGGGGCGATGAAGTACGCGGCGAAGTCGCTCGTGGGCGAGCACGATTTCAGCGCCTTCCGCGATGCGCAATGCCAGGCGAAGAGCCCGGTGCGGGACGTTTATGAGGTGCGCGTGGAGCGCGTGCGGAGCCTCGTCATCTTTACGCTGCGGGCCAATGCGTTTCTCCACCACATGGTGCGCAACATCGTGGGTTCGCTTGTGTACGTGGGTGCGGGCCGGCAGCCCGAGACCTGGCTCCTGGAGCTGCTCGAAGGGCGCGATCGCAAGCTCGCCGCGCCCACGTTCGCCGCCGAGGGCTTGTACCTCTCGGCCGTCGAGTATGATTCCGCGTTCGCGTTGCCGGCCTTCCGCCGCAACGCATTGCTCGAAGTCGCCCGGGTAGTCGATGGTTCCTGA
- a CDS encoding FimV/HubP family polar landmark protein — translation MKMVRTIRTGVAIALLLGASIAAHAAGLGKLTVTSALGQILAAEIDLVSIQPGEFDTLTARVASPEAYREARIEYSSVLRLLRFSVEKRPNGQAYLKISSIGPINEPFVDVLIEMTWPAGRIQREYPILLDPPGFAEGRVPQAAAPPTATVQATPPPAAAPAVAPSASGSSAPSAPATTGSPSAQAELNTAKPAPSPALIGSPAGETYGPVQKGETLRKIAGEVKPSSVSMEQMLVALYRENQAAFVDSNMNRLKAGQILKVPSAEEIGKIEDKEANKEIRTHVANWNTYRESLAGGVSTLPARTQASSASSGRIASAAVPPPAPAPAEGKDTLKLSKSESGKGGAGKGGSDRVSALQEEVISKDKALKESQSRVTELEKQIRDMQRLLDLKAAAPVKPDDKAKPGDKKIPDAPKVAEAPKKEEPKKEEPKKEAAKPAEPPKVAEVKPAETKPAEAPKPAEAPKVAEAPKPAEPKPAAKKAAPPPPPPGLMDELMDNPAYLAAGIGGIGLLGLGGFLWARRRKQRAEAGPSSSMTSAFPSDLKPNTVTGKSGGGLVDTGNSSFLTDFDKTGPGSIDTDEVDPVAEAEVYIAYGRDAQAEEILKEAMARDKSRHEIALKLLEIYHARKSSTAFENVAKELHAQVGDNHPLWQKAAAMGAQIDPTNPLYVAAASGTSTYQAMAPAAPPKPDLDFDLEGSSQAVSDLDTSSAPAFDLDLDSNKPATDLDLDAPSSMDIDLAPAAPVAEAPKEKPSFDFDLSGLDFPGSGADKTIAPSAPASSGMADLNLDMGDSGGGSDAVSTKLELAKAYLEIGDKDGAREILQEVAKEGSASQKAEANSLIASL, via the coding sequence ATGAAGATGGTGAGGACAATACGAACCGGAGTAGCCATTGCGCTGCTCCTCGGGGCCTCGATCGCGGCGCACGCTGCGGGCCTCGGCAAGCTCACGGTCACGTCGGCGCTCGGTCAGATCCTGGCAGCAGAGATCGACCTGGTATCGATTCAACCCGGTGAGTTCGACACACTGACCGCTCGCGTCGCCTCTCCTGAGGCTTATCGCGAAGCGCGCATTGAATATTCCAGCGTCCTGCGCTTGCTGCGCTTCTCGGTCGAGAAGCGTCCCAACGGCCAGGCCTACCTGAAGATCTCGAGCATCGGCCCGATCAACGAGCCGTTCGTCGATGTGCTCATTGAGATGACCTGGCCCGCCGGCCGCATCCAGCGCGAGTACCCGATTCTTCTGGATCCGCCAGGGTTCGCGGAAGGGCGCGTGCCACAGGCCGCAGCCCCTCCAACCGCAACGGTTCAGGCAACGCCGCCGCCGGCCGCCGCGCCGGCGGTTGCACCTTCGGCGTCGGGTTCTTCGGCCCCGAGCGCTCCGGCAACCACCGGTTCGCCCTCCGCACAAGCAGAACTCAACACCGCGAAGCCCGCCCCCAGCCCCGCGCTCATCGGTTCGCCCGCCGGCGAAACCTATGGCCCCGTCCAGAAGGGCGAAACGCTGCGCAAGATCGCAGGTGAAGTGAAGCCTTCCTCGGTGAGCATGGAACAGATGCTCGTCGCGCTCTATCGCGAGAACCAGGCCGCGTTCGTCGACAGCAACATGAACCGCCTGAAGGCCGGACAGATCCTCAAGGTTCCGTCGGCGGAAGAGATCGGCAAGATCGAAGACAAGGAAGCCAACAAGGAAATCCGCACGCACGTCGCCAACTGGAACACGTACCGCGAGTCGCTCGCCGGTGGCGTGAGCACCCTCCCGGCACGTACGCAGGCTTCCAGCGCTTCCTCGGGTCGCATCGCCTCGGCCGCCGTGCCGCCGCCTGCGCCGGCCCCCGCCGAAGGCAAGGACACCCTCAAGCTCTCGAAGTCCGAATCCGGCAAGGGCGGAGCGGGCAAGGGCGGCTCCGACCGTGTGAGCGCGCTCCAGGAAGAAGTGATCTCCAAGGACAAGGCGCTCAAGGAATCGCAGTCGCGCGTCACCGAGCTCGAGAAGCAGATCCGCGACATGCAGCGCCTGCTGGACCTCAAGGCCGCCGCGCCGGTGAAGCCTGACGACAAGGCGAAGCCCGGCGACAAGAAGATCCCGGACGCGCCCAAGGTTGCCGAGGCTCCCAAGAAGGAAGAGCCGAAGAAGGAAGAGCCCAAGAAGGAAGCCGCGAAGCCCGCGGAGCCGCCGAAGGTCGCGGAAGTGAAGCCGGCGGAGACGAAGCCCGCTGAAGCGCCGAAGCCCGCGGAAGCCCCGAAGGTTGCCGAAGCACCGAAGCCTGCCGAACCCAAGCCCGCCGCCAAGAAGGCCGCGCCGCCCCCGCCGCCCCCCGGCTTGATGGATGAGCTGATGGACAACCCCGCGTACCTTGCCGCCGGCATCGGTGGCATCGGACTGCTGGGGTTGGGTGGTTTCCTCTGGGCCCGACGACGAAAGCAGCGGGCTGAGGCCGGACCTTCGAGCTCGATGACGAGCGCCTTCCCCTCCGACCTTAAGCCCAACACCGTCACGGGGAAGTCGGGTGGTGGGCTGGTGGACACAGGTAACAGCTCGTTCCTCACCGACTTCGACAAGACTGGCCCCGGCTCGATCGACACGGATGAAGTCGATCCCGTCGCCGAGGCCGAGGTCTACATCGCCTATGGCCGCGATGCGCAGGCCGAGGAAATCCTCAAGGAAGCGATGGCGCGCGACAAGAGCCGCCATGAGATCGCGCTGAAGCTCCTCGAGATCTACCACGCCCGCAAGAGCTCCACGGCGTTCGAGAACGTCGCGAAGGAACTGCACGCGCAGGTCGGCGACAACCATCCGTTGTGGCAGAAGGCCGCCGCGATGGGCGCGCAGATCGATCCGACGAACCCGCTCTACGTGGCCGCTGCCTCCGGTACGTCGACGTACCAGGCCATGGCGCCTGCGGCACCGCCGAAGCCCGACCTCGACTTCGACCTCGAGGGCAGCTCGCAGGCGGTGAGCGACCTGGATACCTCGTCGGCGCCCGCCTTCGACCTGGACCTCGATTCGAACAAGCCCGCAACGGACCTGGACCTCGATGCGCCCTCGTCGATGGATATCGACCTTGCGCCCGCGGCCCCGGTCGCCGAAGCGCCGAAGGAAAAGCCCTCGTTCGACTTCGACCTCTCCGGCCTTGATTTCCCGGGCAGTGGCGCTGACAAGACGATCGCCCCCTCCGCGCCCGCGAGCTCGGGCATGGCGGACCTCAACCTCGACATGGGTGATTCCGGCGGTGGCAGCGATGCCGTGAGCACCAAGCTCGAACTGGCCAAGGCCTACCTCGAGATCGGTGACAAGGACGGTGCCCGCGAGATCCTCCAGGAAGTCGCGAAGGAAGGCTCCGCCTCCCAGAAGGCCGAAGCGAATTCGTTGATCGCTTCGCTCTAG